The following coding sequences are from one Hymenobacter sp. PAMC 26628 window:
- a CDS encoding ParA family protein: MSTTKYISISSQKGGVGKTTINILAASAFHFLANQKVAVIDCDYPQHSLEGLRNKELELLKNSPDKNAEFQALGRQAYPIVACEVKDALSIAKQMQGQFDLVFIDTPGTINVPGIIELWKQLDYIFMPLESDRLSVEATIPYAQVLEKFIKGQPGSQLKQYYAFWNKHIKSEKQDFTSALRSTLPS; the protein is encoded by the coding sequence ATGAGCACCACCAAGTACATCTCCATCTCTTCCCAAAAGGGGGGCGTGGGCAAGACCACCATCAACATCCTGGCGGCTTCGGCTTTCCACTTCCTGGCCAACCAGAAGGTGGCGGTCATCGACTGCGACTACCCCCAGCACTCGCTTGAAGGACTGCGGAACAAGGAGTTGGAGCTACTCAAGAATAGTCCCGATAAAAACGCTGAATTCCAAGCCCTAGGTCGCCAGGCCTACCCCATTGTAGCCTGCGAGGTAAAAGATGCCCTGAGCATTGCCAAGCAGATGCAGGGGCAGTTCGACCTTGTGTTCATCGATACACCGGGCACCATCAACGTACCGGGCATCATCGAGCTATGGAAACAGCTGGACTACATCTTCATGCCCCTGGAGTCGGACCGCCTCAGCGTAGAGGCCACCATTCCCTATGCGCAGGTACTAGAGAAGTTTATCAAAGGCCAGCCCGGCAGCCAGCTAAAGCAGTACTATGCTTTCTGGAACAAGCACATCAAGAGCGAGAAGCAGGATTTTACGAGTGCACTGAGGAGTACTTTGCCGAGCTAG
- a CDS encoding plasmid mobilization protein → MTQAISPCLAENIADHVNMEEPEPQPPREKVNKEVVKRFRATPEEVKKMEAKASQAGLSFSEYCRRVALDKQIVERVPVELRRQLGGAGNNLNQLTKLANAGKLPGVGIEALNELVNRLLETLR, encoded by the coding sequence TTGACGCAAGCTATTTCTCCTTGTCTTGCTGAGAACATCGCAGACCATGTCAATATGGAAGAGCCAGAACCGCAGCCACCGCGGGAAAAAGTGAACAAGGAAGTAGTAAAACGCTTCCGTGCTACCCCCGAAGAGGTAAAGAAAATGGAAGCTAAGGCCAGCCAAGCAGGCCTCAGCTTTTCGGAGTATTGCCGACGGGTAGCCCTGGACAAGCAGATAGTTGAGCGGGTGCCTGTCGAACTACGCCGACAGCTGGGCGGGGCCGGCAACAACCTGAACCAACTCACGAAGCTGGCCAATGCCGGCAAGCTGCCAGGCGTCGGCATTGAGGCGCTGAATGAACTAGTGAACCGCTTACTGGAGACGTTGCGATGA
- a CDS encoding relaxase/mobilization nuclease domain-containing protein yields the protein MIAKTVTGNDFTGALEYGAGLRSDRINKQSELLSVANVGSQDARQIAAEMQAVASMSSRIQQPVWHTVLSWAPGEKVTREQKLKAAALYCELMGASLERHQVAVYEHKDKEHPHVHIYINRVPMDGGAALDTSQNYARNVKATLKIREQLGLQALPERRHTTKDLDPGKEATRGHVREVLTAALADPRINSLEKLVAHLQEKEIEPTLKRDAKGVLVGTSFRYQKTSVKGSDVGIKAKQLRDHFSPFGREALRTADQARPGAGGPDPGRGQGTTPAAGQAGPLLSFEEEGSEGAGVDDAERNENTAKKRRRRPGL from the coding sequence ATGATAGCCAAGACTGTTACCGGGAATGATTTTACGGGGGCCTTGGAGTACGGCGCGGGCTTGCGTTCCGACCGTATCAACAAGCAATCGGAGCTGCTAAGCGTGGCTAACGTGGGTAGCCAGGATGCGCGCCAGATTGCGGCCGAGATGCAGGCAGTGGCCAGCATGAGCAGCCGGATTCAGCAGCCGGTTTGGCACACGGTTTTGTCGTGGGCCCCTGGGGAGAAAGTCACCCGCGAGCAGAAGCTGAAAGCTGCGGCCCTCTACTGCGAGCTGATGGGCGCCAGCCTGGAGCGGCACCAGGTGGCGGTTTACGAGCATAAGGATAAGGAGCACCCCCACGTACACATCTACATCAACCGCGTGCCGATGGACGGTGGGGCGGCGCTCGACACGAGCCAGAACTACGCCCGCAATGTGAAGGCTACCCTAAAGATTCGGGAGCAGCTGGGCCTGCAAGCGCTGCCCGAGCGCCGGCACACCACCAAAGACCTCGACCCCGGCAAGGAGGCGACGCGGGGCCACGTGCGCGAAGTGCTCACTGCCGCCCTGGCTGACCCACGCATCAACTCGCTCGAAAAGCTGGTGGCGCACCTCCAGGAAAAAGAGATTGAGCCCACGCTGAAGCGCGACGCCAAGGGCGTGCTGGTGGGTACCAGCTTTCGGTACCAGAAAACCAGCGTGAAGGGTAGCGATGTCGGGATAAAGGCCAAGCAACTGCGCGACCACTTTAGCCCATTCGGCCGCGAGGCCCTGCGCACGGCCGACCAGGCGCGGCCCGGTGCAGGCGGCCCAGACCCAGGCCGTGGCCAGGGTACAACGCCGGCCGCTGGCCAGGCCGGGCCGCTACTCAGCTTCGAGGAGGAGGGTAGCGAGGGCGCTGGCGTCGATGATGCCGAGCGCAACGAAAATACGGCGAAGAAGCGTCGCCGGCGACCGGGCTTATAG
- the mobC gene encoding conjugal transfer protein MobC, protein MEDERAMRKIMDFMRLISVALVLLHLYYYCYGYFTQQHLTAAWLGNILARFSTKTALFYAPYVTKGAAAVFLTLSCLGTRGKLSETQTWPPILVYLVLGAGVFFGNGFLLALPAAPALVTALYAGTTALGFLLLLRAGNLLSRMLKVNLMGDIFNLENETFPQEERKMENEYSVNLPTSYQLQKKQRKGWVNIVNPFRGTVVYGTPGSGKTFAVINQFIKQHLNKGFSMYVYDFKFPDLSTIVYNELLKNQDKYAEPVQFYVINFDNPTKSHRCNPLLPSMMTDIVDAYESAATIMLNLNKTWIQKQGDFFVESPINFVAAIIWFLKIYEGGRYCTFPHMIEFLGRKYEEMFPILGSYSEIENYVRPFIDAFDGDAREQLEGQIASARIPLSRMASPQLYWVMSGNDFTLDINNPDEPKVLCVGNNPDREVIYGAALGLYNARLVKLVNKKHKLKSSIIIDELPTIYFKGLDKLIATARSNKVSTCLGIQDKSQLDRDYGKAESTVIQNTLGNVVSGQVTGESAEALSKRFGRILQKRQSLSINSKDTSSSISTQLDSMIPASKISGLTQGTFVGAVADNFGEEIEQKVFHAKILVDVAKIKREEEAYQPIPDITSFANSATGEDETEQIIRANYNTIKADIAAMVVSELSRIKRDPLLTHLVKSKPAKA, encoded by the coding sequence ATGGAAGATGAACGCGCAATGCGTAAAATCATGGACTTTATGCGCCTGATTAGCGTCGCCCTGGTGCTGCTGCACCTGTACTACTACTGCTACGGTTACTTTACTCAGCAGCATCTTACGGCCGCCTGGCTGGGCAATATTCTGGCCCGATTCAGCACGAAAACGGCCCTGTTTTACGCGCCCTACGTGACCAAGGGGGCCGCCGCTGTGTTTTTGACGCTCTCCTGCCTGGGCACGCGGGGCAAGCTCAGCGAAACGCAGACCTGGCCGCCCATCCTGGTGTACCTGGTGCTCGGGGCCGGGGTGTTTTTCGGCAACGGTTTCCTGCTCGCCTTGCCCGCCGCCCCGGCCCTGGTCACGGCGCTGTATGCCGGCACTACGGCGCTGGGATTTCTGCTGCTGCTGCGCGCCGGCAATCTGCTGAGTCGGATGCTGAAAGTGAACCTTATGGGCGACATTTTCAACCTGGAAAATGAGACGTTCCCGCAGGAGGAGCGCAAGATGGAAAACGAGTACTCGGTGAACCTGCCCACCAGCTACCAGCTCCAAAAGAAGCAGCGCAAGGGCTGGGTGAACATCGTCAACCCGTTCCGGGGTACGGTGGTGTATGGCACGCCGGGCTCGGGCAAGACCTTCGCGGTCATCAACCAATTCATCAAGCAGCACCTCAACAAGGGCTTTTCGATGTACGTGTACGACTTCAAGTTTCCCGACCTGAGCACCATCGTGTACAATGAGCTGCTGAAGAACCAGGACAAGTACGCCGAGCCGGTGCAATTCTACGTCATCAACTTCGACAATCCGACCAAGAGCCACCGCTGCAACCCGCTGCTGCCCTCGATGATGACCGATATTGTCGATGCCTACGAATCGGCGGCCACCATCATGCTGAACCTCAACAAGACGTGGATTCAGAAACAGGGCGATTTCTTCGTCGAATCGCCCATCAACTTCGTGGCCGCCATCATCTGGTTTCTGAAAATCTACGAGGGGGGTAGGTACTGCACCTTCCCCCACATGATTGAATTTCTGGGCCGCAAGTACGAGGAGATGTTCCCCATTCTGGGCTCCTATTCCGAGATTGAAAACTACGTGCGGCCCTTCATCGATGCGTTCGACGGCGACGCCCGCGAGCAGCTGGAAGGCCAGATTGCCTCGGCCCGCATTCCGCTCAGCCGCATGGCCAGCCCGCAGCTCTACTGGGTGATGAGTGGCAACGATTTCACGCTCGACATCAATAACCCCGACGAGCCGAAGGTGCTCTGCGTGGGCAACAACCCCGACCGGGAGGTGATATACGGGGCCGCCCTGGGTCTCTATAATGCCCGCCTCGTGAAGCTGGTCAACAAGAAGCACAAGCTCAAGTCGTCCATCATCATTGACGAGCTGCCGACGATTTACTTCAAAGGCTTGGATAAGCTCATTGCCACGGCCCGCAGCAACAAAGTGAGCACCTGCCTGGGTATTCAGGATAAATCTCAGCTGGACCGCGACTACGGCAAAGCAGAATCGACGGTAATCCAGAACACGCTCGGCAACGTAGTTTCCGGCCAGGTGACGGGCGAGAGTGCCGAGGCGCTATCCAAGCGGTTTGGGCGTATCTTGCAGAAACGCCAGTCGCTGAGTATCAATAGTAAGGACACGAGCAGCAGCATTTCAACGCAGCTCGATAGCATGATTCCGGCCAGTAAGATATCGGGCCTCACGCAGGGTACTTTCGTGGGGGCCGTGGCCGACAATTTTGGGGAGGAAATAGAGCAAAAGGTATTTCACGCCAAGATTTTAGTGGACGTAGCCAAGATAAAACGTGAAGAGGAGGCTTACCAACCTATCCCCGACATCACTAGTTTTGCGAATTCCGCGACAGGGGAGGACGAGACAGAACAAATAATCCGCGCTAACTACAACACTATCAAGGCCGATATTGCCGCTATGGTTGTGAGCGAGCTAAGCCGGATTAAACGTGACCCTCTTCTGACGCATCTAGTGAAAAGTAAACCCGCGAAGGCATGA
- a CDS encoding DUF4099 domain-containing protein, with protein MSEQNEQKVGSGQQVTPPAASPTTLEETRRQFVEAADWARIPLLATDGTGKANTQMQDIAAAVEQGAALTPKQVQQTKDAIKLLDSNEIVNTRPILQQLKNSFAVLVSPEEKQQVQQQAAPAAKVASRAPAPTQPPVQEAAKAAPAPAQIKPATRPAAKTKVAGDDRDDFIRNALPVAAALRKSGKPEEAKQLELVANAILQTKSMEQAPAPAQAQAPAKEESIKDLLANVYKAIDQDPALKNMPEAKDLRRAGNKLDKDGMLNITVRNGVVVSFVSNFTDNFTRTQQLGTAKPAPKPTVTQDAPAPSAAAQPVEAPAAQVAAPAPQPAPAQQESPKFQAYPAYDSYAPSTETGIIESRKAVGQASPQLNVAITSQGEFGINPQVNQQRLIGDGIASLGKFFDYQLPTSGHKIAHVGLAEPGQMKQTEKGWEVVTKGKLALTDTQGNVFKPEVGPAQQIAPTPAAAVAKEAPAVAQAAPAPAAPSRGEIIYSAAPPMSDGVIRKDVLSRQPAHYSIFQIQVNPQDSNRAILLPAPGADGRLVNSLRDSMDNAYHLSGRPEPGKTFLAVETPTQLERTADGWRVTEKGLVGFSATETVYQAQQPAPVQHQAPQVASQPTPAAQFTRADISAEELAKVGVQVADLEKSGQLQKLLEGKKTDLLPFVLPTSDGVAVPFEAKLVLQRDAQGVASLRVDLPKHELEIPKQILGKEITPAMQVQLQANGVVPLAEGFQDGKGQSFAAYLAVDKEMKRVVAVRRDGITVPQEVHGVKLSAEQAKQLLEGRPTRIEGMTNSKQQLVDATVQLDPLARKLTFRDSQPRAAQEQNQNQNYTQEPARRRGVRL; from the coding sequence ATGTCTGAGCAGAATGAACAAAAGGTCGGGAGTGGGCAGCAGGTTACCCCACCTGCTGCTTCGCCCACCACTTTAGAAGAAACCCGCCGCCAGTTTGTAGAAGCTGCGGACTGGGCCAGAATACCCCTGCTAGCGACTGATGGCACCGGCAAAGCCAATACGCAGATGCAGGATATAGCCGCTGCCGTAGAGCAGGGCGCGGCGCTGACCCCCAAGCAGGTGCAGCAGACCAAGGATGCTATTAAGTTGCTCGATAGCAACGAGATTGTTAACACACGCCCCATTCTGCAACAGCTAAAAAACAGCTTTGCGGTGCTGGTTAGTCCCGAAGAAAAGCAGCAGGTGCAACAGCAAGCCGCGCCGGCCGCTAAGGTGGCCAGCCGAGCCCCTGCGCCAACGCAGCCGCCAGTACAGGAGGCGGCCAAAGCAGCCCCGGCCCCCGCGCAGATAAAGCCCGCCACTAGGCCAGCGGCCAAGACGAAGGTGGCGGGTGATGACCGCGACGACTTTATCCGCAATGCCCTGCCGGTGGCCGCCGCCCTGCGCAAGAGTGGCAAGCCCGAGGAAGCGAAGCAACTGGAGCTGGTGGCCAACGCCATCCTGCAAACGAAGTCGATGGAGCAGGCCCCGGCGCCGGCCCAAGCCCAGGCCCCCGCCAAAGAAGAGTCGATAAAAGACCTGCTGGCCAACGTTTACAAAGCCATCGACCAGGACCCGGCTTTGAAAAACATGCCGGAGGCCAAAGACCTGCGGCGGGCCGGCAACAAGCTGGACAAGGACGGAATGCTCAATATCACCGTTCGCAACGGGGTAGTGGTGAGCTTCGTCAGCAACTTTACCGACAATTTCACCCGCACCCAGCAGCTGGGCACGGCGAAGCCCGCGCCGAAGCCTACCGTGACCCAGGACGCGCCCGCACCTAGTGCCGCTGCTCAGCCGGTGGAGGCCCCCGCCGCCCAGGTAGCCGCGCCCGCGCCACAGCCTGCCCCCGCGCAGCAAGAGTCCCCGAAGTTCCAGGCTTACCCCGCCTACGACAGCTATGCGCCTTCGACCGAAACGGGCATCATCGAAAGCCGCAAGGCGGTGGGCCAGGCAAGCCCACAGCTAAACGTGGCCATTACCAGTCAGGGGGAGTTCGGTATCAACCCGCAGGTGAATCAGCAGCGGCTCATTGGCGACGGCATTGCCAGCCTGGGCAAGTTCTTTGATTACCAGCTGCCCACGTCGGGCCACAAGATTGCCCACGTCGGGCTAGCCGAGCCGGGCCAGATGAAGCAGACGGAGAAGGGCTGGGAGGTAGTGACTAAGGGCAAACTTGCCCTGACCGATACTCAGGGCAACGTATTCAAGCCGGAGGTAGGTCCCGCGCAACAAATAGCGCCCACGCCAGCCGCCGCGGTGGCCAAAGAGGCCCCGGCCGTTGCCCAGGCTGCGCCAGCGCCGGCGGCCCCGAGCCGTGGAGAAATTATCTACTCCGCTGCCCCGCCCATGTCGGATGGTGTTATTCGAAAGGATGTGCTGAGCCGCCAGCCCGCGCACTACTCCATATTTCAGATTCAGGTAAACCCCCAGGATAGCAACCGCGCCATTTTGCTGCCAGCTCCCGGTGCCGATGGGCGCCTGGTGAACTCGCTGCGGGATAGCATGGATAACGCTTACCACCTGAGTGGCCGGCCCGAGCCTGGTAAAACCTTCTTGGCCGTTGAGACGCCTACCCAGCTGGAACGCACGGCCGACGGCTGGCGCGTGACGGAAAAAGGCCTCGTAGGCTTCAGCGCGACCGAGACGGTGTACCAGGCGCAGCAGCCCGCTCCGGTGCAGCACCAGGCTCCGCAGGTCGCCTCGCAGCCCACGCCGGCGGCCCAGTTCACGCGGGCCGATATTTCGGCTGAGGAGCTAGCTAAGGTGGGTGTGCAGGTGGCTGATTTGGAAAAGTCGGGCCAGCTGCAAAAATTACTGGAAGGAAAAAAGACGGACCTGCTGCCATTTGTGCTACCAACCTCCGATGGGGTAGCCGTGCCCTTCGAGGCCAAGCTCGTGCTGCAACGCGACGCCCAGGGCGTGGCGAGCCTGCGGGTGGACTTGCCCAAGCATGAGCTGGAGATTCCCAAGCAGATTCTGGGCAAGGAAATCACGCCGGCCATGCAGGTGCAGTTGCAGGCCAACGGCGTGGTACCGCTGGCCGAGGGCTTCCAGGATGGCAAAGGCCAGTCATTTGCCGCCTACCTGGCCGTTGACAAAGAAATGAAGCGCGTGGTGGCCGTGCGCCGCGACGGCATCACGGTGCCCCAGGAGGTGCACGGCGTGAAGCTGAGCGCCGAGCAAGCCAAGCAGCTGCTTGAAGGCCGCCCGACGCGCATTGAGGGCATGACCAACAGCAAGCAGCAGCTGGTCGATGCCACGGTGCAGCTCGACCCTTTAGCCCGCAAGCTCACGTTCCGCGACTCGCAGCCCCGCGCCGCGCAGGAGCAAAACCAGAACCAGAACTACACCCAGGAGCCAGCACGCCGGCGCGGCGTGCGCTTGTAG
- a CDS encoding toprim domain-containing protein produces MQQPREPELNFNQVKKDINLVDLVLTLGYQHNRAKSGADIEKGKFHTFDYKGKSGLDQVIIYKAPSGDYLYFNRADDRDKGSVIDFLKHRIENPRIDGITAAPGKNIWASVIENAKRFLNLPAAERHTSHQLQQRTEPVQRGDSYVPDFLRLTTPLTDTAYLNARGLSPETLASPLFAGRILNHVHTGVSKDGRAYKFVNTAFPQLYKDSIVGLEIKANGFKGQAADSLNSSALWLSNTNSRTTTLVVAESAIDALSHYQLKQPTNALYASTSGQLTDNKVTEIKHLVENHNLKTVKLALDNNLEGHVFDTRLIVGLARPATPMGIVRTLPGLLTVAIHSVQDEPISKLHREAKAYNQRVTDEYRKVAGPEGPASPTLEAELIKAGRVGDHSYQFHVPKRLETLAFFNQALINVFPMVAKLELDKSRANDWNDELKNSLKAPKNVVAPEPDLGKEPPAPTVRRGPRL; encoded by the coding sequence ATGCAACAGCCCCGCGAACCTGAACTCAATTTTAATCAAGTCAAGAAGGACATCAACTTGGTTGATTTAGTGCTCACCCTCGGCTACCAGCACAACCGGGCTAAAAGCGGCGCGGATATCGAAAAAGGCAAGTTTCACACCTTCGATTACAAGGGAAAGTCTGGGCTAGACCAGGTGATTATTTATAAGGCACCCTCGGGCGACTACCTCTACTTCAACCGGGCCGATGACCGCGACAAAGGGAGCGTCATTGACTTCCTCAAGCACCGCATCGAGAATCCACGCATCGATGGGATTACTGCCGCCCCCGGCAAGAATATCTGGGCCAGCGTGATTGAAAACGCCAAGCGCTTCCTGAACCTGCCGGCTGCGGAGCGCCACACCAGCCACCAGTTGCAGCAGCGCACCGAGCCGGTGCAGCGCGGCGACAGCTACGTGCCCGATTTCCTGCGCCTGACAACACCCCTCACCGATACAGCCTATTTGAATGCGCGGGGTCTGAGCCCCGAGACGCTGGCCAGCCCCTTGTTTGCCGGGCGCATTCTGAACCACGTGCACACCGGGGTGAGCAAGGATGGCCGCGCGTACAAGTTCGTCAATACCGCGTTTCCGCAGCTGTATAAGGACAGTATTGTCGGGCTGGAAATCAAGGCCAACGGGTTTAAGGGCCAGGCCGCTGACTCCCTCAATTCGTCGGCTCTGTGGCTCTCCAATACGAATTCCAGAACTACCACGCTGGTGGTCGCCGAGAGCGCCATCGACGCGCTTTCGCATTACCAGCTCAAGCAGCCCACCAACGCGCTGTACGCCTCCACCTCGGGTCAGCTGACCGATAATAAGGTGACGGAAATCAAGCACCTGGTCGAGAACCACAACCTTAAAACGGTGAAGCTGGCGCTCGATAATAACCTGGAGGGGCATGTATTTGATACTCGCCTGATTGTGGGCCTGGCGCGCCCCGCCACCCCGATGGGCATTGTGCGCACCTTGCCCGGTTTGCTAACGGTGGCCATCCACTCGGTGCAGGACGAGCCCATCAGCAAGCTGCACCGCGAGGCGAAGGCCTACAACCAGCGCGTGACAGACGAGTACCGCAAAGTAGCCGGCCCAGAGGGGCCCGCGTCGCCCACGCTGGAGGCCGAGCTAATCAAAGCCGGTAGGGTAGGGGACCACAGCTACCAGTTCCACGTGCCCAAGCGACTCGAAACGCTGGCTTTCTTCAACCAGGCGCTCATCAATGTTTTTCCGATGGTGGCCAAGCTGGAGCTGGATAAGTCACGGGCCAACGACTGGAACGACGAGTTGAAAAACAGCCTGAAGGCCCCCAAAAACGTGGTGGCCCCGGAGCCGGACCTAGGCAAAGAGCCCCCCGCGCCGACTGTGCGCCGTGGCCCTCGCCTGTAG